The sequence CTCCCGTACAGGGATATCGGCGACATAGAGGAGGCCGCCGAATGGCTGAAGGGATTCGATGCCATAGTGCAGGCGGGAATAGGCGGCTCCGCGCTGGGCAACCTGATGCTGCACGGCGCGCTGCTGCCCCCCTACTGGAACGAGACCCCTCCGGACAGGAGGAAGGGACCCCGCTTCTTCCTGGCGGACAATGTGGATCCGAGGGACGACAGGATGATCTGGAAGCTCATCGACGCGGAGAGGACCGCCTTCATCGTGATAAGCAAGTCGGGCAGCACGGCGGAGACGATGGGGAACTTCCTCTTCTTCTGGGATCGCCTCAAGGTGGAGCTGGGCCCGGTAAAGGCGGCGCAGCACGTGCTGGTGATAACGGACGAGGAGAAGGGAGTGCTGAAGCCGTTCGCGGACGAGATCGGCTGCAGGCGCCTGGTGCTTCCCTCGGATGTGGGCGGCAGGTTCTCCGTTCTGTCGTCTGTCGGGCTTCTGTCCGCCCTGGCCCTCGGGATCGACGCTCGGGAGCTGCTGGCGGGCGCCGCCGAGATGGACCGAAAGCTGTCGCGGCTCAACTCGGTGATGGAGAACCCGGCCTGGCTCCTGGCGGGCCTCTCCGTGGCCCACTACAGGCTTGGGCGAAACATGACGGTGATGATGCCATACGAGGACGCTCTCGAGAAGTTCTGCGAGTGGTTCGCCCAGCTCTGGGGCGAGAGTCTGGGGAAGGACGGGGAGGGCTCGACGCCGGTCCGTGCCCTCGGCGCGATAGACCAGCACTCGCAGATCCAGCTCTACACGGAGGGGCCGGACGACAAGCTATTCACGATCCTAACGGTCGCGGAGCCGGAGGAGGACATTACAATACCCGAGACGGAGGAGGGCGCGCTGGTCCCGCTCGCCTACCTGTTCGGCCAGTCGATGAACTCGCTTCGACGCTACGAGGCTCTTTCCACCGCGGCCGCGATAGTGAAGAGCGGAAAACCGGTCGTCACCATAGAGATGTCCCGCCTCGACGAACGAAGGCTGGGCGCGCTGATCCAACTCTACGAGCACGTCACTGCGCTGTCGGGCTTTCTGCTGAACGTCAACCCCTTCAACCAGCCGGGGGTGGAGCAGGGAAAGAACTACACCTACGGGCTCATGGGGCGTCCGAGCTACAGCTCCCAGGCCCTTGAGGTCACGGCGCTGGCCGACAGGCTGTCGGAGCGCGAGATAAGCCTGTAGTCCGAGGCGAGAATTCCCAGAGGGCGCTTGAGACGCGCCCCTTAGTCATCACGAGCATTCCACCTGTCGCGTTCGTCGATGGATCCGAGGGCGTGGATCACATTGTACTTTATCCCGGGGTTTGCGGCCGCCAGGAGGGAGAGCGTCTCCTTGGCCCTGACCCTCTCGGTCTCGCGCGAGTAGGGGCAGAGACAGGGGAGCACCGGCAGATTCAGGCGTCCGGCTTCCCTCTCCACTCGCTTCTCCTCGGTCAGGACAAGCGGACGTATCACCGTGATCCCGGTCTTGCTCTGGTGCAGCTTCGGCAGGAAGGATTTGAAACGCCCCGCGTGGAAAAGGTTCATCAGCGCTGTCTCCACGGCATCGTCCAACGTGTGTCCAAGCGCCAGGGAGACGCAGCCTGCCTCCTTGGCGGCGGTGTTGAGGAGCCCTCTGCGGATATTCGCGCACAGGCTGCAGGGCGACCGTTCTTCCCTGTTGGCTATGATGTCGACGATGGGGTAGGGCTTGACCGCGTAGGGGATATCCAGGGACTCGCAGAAGCTCCGGAGCTCCGACGTGTCCAGTTTCCCCCCCGTGATGTCCACCGTGCAGGCGGAGAGTGAAAAGGAGACGGGGCTGCGCCTTCGGAGCCCCGCGAGCGCAAGCGCCATGACCATGCTATCCTTGCCGCCTGAAAGACCGATCATTATGCCGTCGCCGTCGGATATCATCCTGTAGTCGGATATGGCGAGGCCGATCTTTTTTCGGACGGGATTTGCCAGGATCATGCTGTTTTTTATCGACAATTGCAACTCCTCCTCGAAAAAACGCGGCTCTCATGATACTATATAGTGCAAAAGACCCGTGCGTGTCCGGCTTTTTGTCATGTAAAGCCGGTACCGGAAAGATGAAATGAATCGAGGGTGTTCGCATGGATCAGATAAGAGTTCTTATCGCGGACGATCATAAGCTGTTTCGCGACGGAGTCAAGAGGCTGCTGGAGCTGGAGTCGGATATCGCGGTGACGGGCGAGGCTGGCGACGGCGAGGAGGCGCTGCTGTTGATCCAGGACCAGGCGCCCGATATCCTCCTGTTCGACATAAACATGCCCAAGGTGGACGGGATTCAGCTCATCAGGGAGCTAAACAGAACTCCTCACGATATCAAGTTTGTGGCCATAAGCGCCTACGATGACGAGGACTGCCTGGCGGCTCTGTCGGCAGCCGGGGTGTTGGGTTTCGTGCTTAAGGCCTCGGGAAAGGTTGAACTCCTGTCGGCGATCCGATCGGCCGCGAGGGGGCAGCCGTACGTCGACCCGCGCGTCGCCGGAAGGTTGCTGACCTCCTACTCCCGAAGAAAAGAGGAAAACGATCAACTCTATGACCTGACTTCCCGCGAGAAGGAGATACTGTACTGGCTGGCACAGGGGCTGGGCAACACCGAGATCGCCCTCAGCATGGTTCTCTCCGAGAAGACGGTGAAAAATCACGTCAGCCACGTGCTGAAAAAACTGGATCTCCGAAACAGGACCCAAGCCGCCATCCTCGCCTGGCGGATAGGCTTCGCGCAGATCTCGCCCGATACTCTGGCCCAGCTTCTGGAGGGCGACGACAGGAAGAAAAAATGAAGAGCCGGTCGGGTTAACCCGACCGGCATTTTCATTACGGCAATTATCGTAGCTCTTTCCGGGATACCTCGTCGCGTTGCTCCTCGGGATGACGATATCGTCATCCCGAACGGCGTGCGGCGCGCAGCGACGGAGGGAGCTCCCTGTCGCGAGAGACCTTTAGCCGCTCTTCCCCTGCAGCTGCTGAATCACCGAGGCGAGCCAGGAGGCCTGCTGCTGCAGTTCTGCGAGCCGCACCTCCGCGCTGGCGAACGACTCGTACAGTCCGCGGGCCCTGACCTCGAGACGCCTCTCCATGTCAGAAATTCGCTTGCCTATCAGGTTGATCTCGGACTGATAGGTGAATACCTGGCTCGCGATCCTTCCCTTCGGTACCGCGGTGTTCCCTATCTCCTGTTGCGAAGTGCTGACCATGTTGTCTATGTAGTCGTCCATCTGCCCCATGAGGGTGGTCATAAGGGCGGCCACTGAGTCCGGGTCGTTCGTCAGGGCCTCCATGAACTTGTTCTGGTCGAACTCGAGCTTGCCGCTCTTGCCGTAGTCGACGCTCTCCGTGGAAAGACCGATCTGCGACAGCAGGGTGAAGGGGGTGCCGAGTCCGATGGCCTTG comes from Synergistaceae bacterium and encodes:
- a CDS encoding glucose-6-phosphate isomerase codes for the protein MAKATNADSELLTVSFGMALGDDPDLPTESVVEELLHEYEEALMRADRCLRDGCAEGREGMGWVSLPYRDIGDIEEAAEWLKGFDAIVQAGIGGSALGNLMLHGALLPPYWNETPPDRRKGPRFFLADNVDPRDDRMIWKLIDAERTAFIVISKSGSTAETMGNFLFFWDRLKVELGPVKAAQHVLVITDEEKGVLKPFADEIGCRRLVLPSDVGGRFSVLSSVGLLSALALGIDARELLAGAAEMDRKLSRLNSVMENPAWLLAGLSVAHYRLGRNMTVMMPYEDALEKFCEWFAQLWGESLGKDGEGSTPVRALGAIDQHSQIQLYTEGPDDKLFTILTVAEPEEDITIPETEEGALVPLAYLFGQSMNSLRRYEALSTAAAIVKSGKPVVTIEMSRLDERRLGALIQLYEHVTALSGFLLNVNPFNQPGVEQGKNYTYGLMGRPSYSSQALEVTALADRLSEREISL
- a CDS encoding tRNA 2-thiocytidine biosynthesis protein TtcA; its protein translation is MISDGDGIMIGLSGGKDSMVMALALAGLRRRSPVSFSLSACTVDITGGKLDTSELRSFCESLDIPYAVKPYPIVDIIANREERSPCSLCANIRRGLLNTAAKEAGCVSLALGHTLDDAVETALMNLFHAGRFKSFLPKLHQSKTGITVIRPLVLTEEKRVEREAGRLNLPVLPCLCPYSRETERVRAKETLSLLAAANPGIKYNVIHALGSIDERDRWNARDD
- a CDS encoding response regulator transcription factor — its product is MDQIRVLIADDHKLFRDGVKRLLELESDIAVTGEAGDGEEALLLIQDQAPDILLFDINMPKVDGIQLIRELNRTPHDIKFVAISAYDDEDCLAALSAAGVLGFVLKASGKVELLSAIRSAARGQPYVDPRVAGRLLTSYSRRKEENDQLYDLTSREKEILYWLAQGLGNTEIALSMVLSEKTVKNHVSHVLKKLDLRNRTQAAILAWRIGFAQISPDTLAQLLEGDDRKKK